A region from the Desulfoglaeba alkanexedens ALDC genome encodes:
- a CDS encoding ribonuclease HII gives MQLRLFGAPPADGLAFEAQARRRGFRLVAGLDEAGRGPLAGPVVAAAVILPSDWKAEAVKDSKQLSQAQRERLDRVIRTKAVSVGVGVVEPAEIDRLNILQATFKAMAAAVAELSPPPDCLLIDGPYSLPLPLPQKGIPGGDRKSLSIAAASIVAKVYRDRLMEAYHARYPAYAFRVNKGYATRAHLEALKRHGPCAIHRLTFRGVRECGPEPG, from the coding sequence GTGCAGCTGCGTCTTTTTGGAGCCCCGCCGGCGGACGGTTTGGCCTTCGAGGCCCAAGCCCGCCGGCGGGGCTTTCGTTTGGTGGCGGGCCTGGATGAAGCAGGCCGAGGCCCCCTGGCCGGCCCCGTGGTGGCCGCCGCCGTCATCCTTCCCAGCGATTGGAAGGCGGAGGCCGTCAAGGATTCGAAACAGCTTTCCCAGGCTCAACGGGAGCGGCTCGACCGGGTCATCCGCACCAAAGCCGTTTCCGTGGGAGTCGGCGTGGTGGAGCCCGCGGAAATCGACCGCCTGAACATCCTGCAGGCCACGTTCAAGGCCATGGCGGCCGCGGTCGCGGAACTTTCGCCCCCGCCGGATTGCCTCCTCATCGACGGTCCCTACAGCCTCCCTTTGCCGCTGCCGCAGAAGGGCATCCCCGGCGGCGACCGGAAGAGCCTTTCCATCGCGGCGGCATCCATTGTGGCCAAGGTCTACCGGGACCGCCTCATGGAAGCCTATCACGCCCGGTATCCCGCCTACGCCTTTCGGGTAAACAAAGGCTACGCCACCCGCGCACACCTGGAAGCCTTGAAGCGCCACGGCCCCTGCGCCATCCACCGCCTCACCTTTCGCGGGGTCCGGGAATGCGGTCCCGAGCCGGGCTGA
- the ffh gene encoding signal recognition particle protein gives MFDNLSGKLQKVFKHLRGQGKLTEENIQEALREVRLALLEADVHYKVARDFVKGIAERAVGREVMQSLTPGQQVIKIVNDALTDLMGGSAEPLRLAGKPPLAVMLVGLQGSGKTTTAGKLALRLSRDKRRPCLVPVDVYRPAAIDQLKTLAGQLGLPVYPSKTDQRPEDIAREALAFASREGCDTLLVDTAGRLHVDDELMAELERLKKILSPAEILLVADAMTGQDAVQVASSFNERLGVSGVVLTKLDGDARGGAALSIRAVTGCPIKFVGVGEKLDALEVFHPDRMSSRILGMGDVLTIVEKAQEAFDERQAAEMARKFKEDTFSLEDFRDQLRQIKKLGSLEQILEMLPGMGAMKELKKMQVDEKELVRTEAIINSMTRQERLNAEILNASRKRRIAAGSGTSVQEVNRLIKSYNEARRMMRQMMGGGVTRKKPKKRRAKTFFPF, from the coding sequence ATGTTCGATAATCTTTCCGGAAAGTTGCAGAAAGTCTTCAAACACCTCAGGGGCCAGGGGAAGCTCACCGAGGAAAATATCCAGGAGGCCCTTCGGGAAGTCCGGCTGGCGCTTCTGGAAGCGGACGTCCATTACAAAGTGGCGCGGGATTTCGTCAAGGGGATCGCTGAACGGGCGGTGGGCCGGGAGGTGATGCAGAGTCTCACGCCGGGCCAGCAGGTCATCAAGATCGTGAACGACGCGCTCACGGACCTCATGGGCGGAAGCGCCGAGCCGCTCCGATTGGCGGGCAAGCCTCCTCTGGCGGTCATGCTGGTGGGGCTTCAGGGGTCCGGCAAGACGACCACGGCGGGCAAGCTGGCGCTACGGCTTTCCCGAGACAAGCGCCGCCCCTGCCTTGTGCCGGTGGATGTGTACCGGCCGGCGGCTATCGACCAGTTGAAGACGCTCGCCGGGCAGCTGGGGCTCCCGGTCTATCCGTCCAAGACGGACCAGCGGCCGGAAGACATCGCCCGGGAAGCCTTGGCCTTCGCTTCCCGCGAAGGCTGCGACACGCTCCTGGTGGACACGGCCGGCCGGCTCCACGTGGACGATGAGCTGATGGCCGAACTGGAGCGCTTGAAGAAGATCCTTTCGCCGGCGGAGATTCTCCTGGTGGCCGATGCCATGACGGGCCAGGACGCCGTCCAGGTGGCTTCCAGCTTCAATGAACGGCTCGGCGTTTCGGGGGTCGTGCTCACCAAGCTCGACGGCGACGCCCGGGGCGGCGCCGCTCTATCCATCCGAGCGGTCACGGGATGTCCCATCAAGTTCGTGGGTGTGGGCGAAAAACTCGACGCCCTGGAGGTCTTCCATCCGGACCGGATGAGTTCGCGGATCCTGGGGATGGGCGATGTGCTGACCATCGTCGAAAAGGCCCAGGAAGCCTTCGATGAACGGCAGGCCGCGGAAATGGCCCGCAAGTTCAAGGAAGACACCTTCAGCCTGGAAGATTTCCGGGATCAGCTGCGCCAGATCAAGAAGCTGGGTTCCCTGGAACAGATCCTGGAGATGCTCCCGGGCATGGGCGCGATGAAGGAACTCAAGAAAATGCAGGTGGACGAGAAGGAACTGGTCCGGACGGAAGCCATCATCAATTCCATGACCCGGCAGGAACGGCTGAACGCGGAGATTTTGAACGCCAGCCGAAAGCGGCGCATCGCGGCGGGAAGCGGCACATCGGTCCAGGAAGTGAACCGGCTCATCAAGAGCTATAACGAAGCGCGCCGGATGATGCGCCAGATGATGGGCGGAGGCGTCACTCGGAAGAAGCCCAAGAAGCGCCGGGCCAAGACATTTTTCCCTTTTTAA
- a CDS encoding response regulator, with product MAASRPLAMIVYRYLLPRLVAIGCLLMMLAGCLLGWYQYRAGRETHLELARSVAATTELYVRSAQNMLEGLALFQPDEVEILPRLLNNLYNASPCFQRLSWVDARGTLRASIPETKVAQAVVEPVKILLESPTLLTYVSPAFRSPLTGRRTVSVGHTMFSGGAVFGELNLDALEGQLSALHDVSDGWVVVADRQGNILAGLGRPAASEVGAGGIGELIEKIHAAEGPVCEFVRAGDRTYLAAGSRLAKPDWLVVVATPASSLFQPVMKTGGITMAAFILFVGLFAVATKRLLDRLIVRPLHYFSESLPKVATGGEGISWDGSRVRVQELQVMDRKFIEMAGILRQRENELLRKTEEQEILLANMEGQVWFLKDPETYGAVNRARAIFLGRDATELAGGALSQFHGADELETVIERNREVFERGEPLRTVEWCRNGDGEVRLLAVTRSPKLAGDGRVEYVVCSAVDITEHRRAREELEQALAAVEKTNEQLEKAIEHANRLALEAELANQAKSQFLANMSHEIRTPMNGVLGMARLLQDTPLNAEQREYVRIVQSSADNLLCIINDILDYSKIEAGKLELEETDFDLRTTVEDVAESLAFRAHEKGLELACLIHHDVPSQLRGDPWRLRQVLLNLAGNAVKFTEKGEVVIRVTLESEREEETEVRFSVTDTGIGIPPDRRSALFQSFTQVDASITRKYGGTGLGLAISKGLAEMMGGRIGVESEPGKGSVFWFTAVFRKQRRCAGPPPLLPEELCRHRVLVVDDNTTNRFVIGEMLRTWGFRFEEAKDGLEALERLEEGRRVGDPFSIALLDMQMPGMDGAALSRKIRLTPSGRDLPLVLLSSIGADERELGLEKGDFNATLPKPVKYSRLYDCLAMLIGERVFGDSCAFVRKDETPPCRETPVAECRILLAEDNPINRKVALGILRKMGYEAVAVNNGKEAVAALSETPYDLVLMDIQMPEMDGLEATRIIREGRAPVLDPAVPIIAMTAHAMRGDREKCLEAGMNDYVAKPVQPDELMAAIQRQSRHSAPDPGSGEAAAPAGSVPDSRKILDWESLVLRLGGDVELAQDILVGFIEDAPKQMAALRAALEAGDTEALRRNAHTLKGSSANVSATALQDAAFSMESAGVRGDGEAATSAMAELEKAFECLRQAVERLRIDEASPAF from the coding sequence ATGGCGGCATCAAGACCGTTGGCCATGATCGTTTATCGATACTTGCTTCCGAGACTTGTGGCCATAGGGTGCCTGCTGATGATGTTGGCCGGATGCCTGCTGGGCTGGTATCAGTATCGTGCCGGTCGCGAGACTCACCTGGAGTTGGCCCGGTCTGTAGCGGCGACCACGGAGCTCTACGTCCGCAGCGCCCAGAACATGCTCGAAGGCCTGGCCCTGTTTCAGCCGGACGAGGTCGAGATTCTTCCGCGGCTCTTGAACAACCTCTACAACGCCTCCCCGTGCTTTCAACGCCTGTCCTGGGTGGATGCCCGGGGAACGTTGCGGGCTTCCATCCCGGAAACGAAGGTTGCCCAGGCTGTTGTCGAACCGGTGAAGATACTTCTGGAATCCCCCACGCTGCTCACCTACGTGAGCCCCGCCTTCCGCTCGCCGCTCACCGGGCGCCGGACGGTGAGCGTGGGGCATACCATGTTTTCGGGAGGAGCGGTGTTTGGGGAGCTCAACCTGGATGCGCTGGAAGGCCAGCTCAGCGCGCTTCACGATGTGTCCGACGGCTGGGTGGTGGTGGCCGACCGGCAGGGGAACATCCTGGCCGGCCTGGGACGGCCGGCCGCCTCGGAAGTCGGAGCCGGGGGGATCGGAGAGTTGATCGAAAAGATCCATGCAGCGGAAGGCCCGGTGTGCGAATTCGTCAGGGCGGGAGATCGGACCTATCTCGCCGCCGGAAGCCGCCTCGCCAAACCCGATTGGCTCGTCGTTGTGGCCACACCGGCATCCTCGCTCTTTCAACCAGTCATGAAGACGGGCGGCATCACCATGGCCGCCTTCATTCTCTTCGTGGGGCTTTTCGCCGTCGCCACCAAGCGCTTGCTGGACCGGTTGATCGTCCGGCCGCTGCACTACTTTTCGGAATCCCTGCCGAAGGTGGCCACAGGCGGAGAAGGTATTTCCTGGGACGGAAGCCGGGTCCGGGTCCAGGAGCTCCAGGTCATGGACCGAAAGTTCATTGAGATGGCCGGCATCCTGCGCCAGCGCGAAAACGAGCTGCTCCGGAAAACGGAAGAACAGGAGATCCTTCTCGCCAACATGGAGGGCCAGGTCTGGTTCCTCAAAGATCCGGAGACCTACGGCGCCGTGAACCGGGCGCGGGCGATTTTTCTGGGTCGTGACGCGACGGAGCTGGCGGGCGGAGCCCTGAGTCAGTTCCATGGGGCCGACGAGCTGGAAACGGTGATCGAGCGAAACCGGGAGGTGTTCGAGCGGGGTGAGCCCCTGAGGACGGTGGAGTGGTGCCGCAACGGCGACGGAGAAGTGCGGCTGCTGGCCGTCACGCGTTCGCCGAAACTGGCCGGTGACGGCAGAGTGGAATACGTGGTCTGCTCGGCCGTTGACATTACGGAACACCGGCGCGCCCGGGAGGAACTGGAACAGGCTCTGGCTGCGGTGGAAAAGACCAACGAGCAGTTGGAAAAGGCCATCGAGCACGCCAACCGGCTGGCTTTGGAGGCGGAATTGGCCAACCAGGCGAAGAGCCAATTTCTGGCCAACATGAGCCATGAAATCCGGACGCCCATGAACGGCGTCTTGGGCATGGCCCGACTGCTCCAGGACACCCCCTTGAACGCCGAACAGCGCGAATATGTCCGCATCGTGCAAAGCAGCGCCGATAACCTGCTTTGCATCATAAACGATATCTTGGATTACTCGAAGATCGAAGCGGGAAAGCTGGAACTGGAGGAGACGGACTTCGATCTTCGCACGACGGTGGAAGACGTGGCCGAAAGCCTGGCCTTTCGAGCTCACGAAAAGGGCCTCGAACTGGCTTGCCTCATTCACCACGACGTCCCCTCGCAGCTGCGGGGCGATCCGTGGCGGCTGCGCCAGGTCCTGCTGAATCTGGCGGGAAACGCCGTCAAGTTCACTGAAAAGGGTGAGGTGGTCATCCGCGTCACCCTGGAAAGTGAGCGCGAAGAAGAGACCGAAGTCCGCTTTTCGGTCACCGACACGGGCATCGGGATTCCCCCCGATCGCCGGAGCGCCCTCTTCCAGTCCTTCACACAGGTGGACGCCTCCATCACGAGAAAATACGGCGGGACCGGGCTGGGACTCGCCATTTCCAAGGGCCTCGCTGAAATGATGGGGGGGCGTATCGGCGTGGAAAGTGAGCCCGGGAAGGGTTCCGTCTTTTGGTTTACGGCCGTTTTTCGAAAGCAGCGTCGCTGTGCGGGTCCCCCGCCCTTACTACCGGAAGAGCTGTGCCGGCATCGGGTCCTGGTGGTGGACGACAACACGACCAACCGCTTCGTGATCGGCGAGATGCTCCGAACCTGGGGATTTCGGTTCGAAGAGGCGAAAGACGGCTTGGAGGCGCTGGAGCGGCTGGAGGAAGGCCGGCGCGTGGGGGATCCTTTTTCCATCGCCCTGCTCGACATGCAGATGCCCGGCATGGACGGCGCGGCCCTCAGCCGGAAAATCCGGCTCACGCCGAGCGGGCGGGATCTTCCCCTTGTGCTGTTGAGTTCCATCGGTGCAGACGAGCGCGAGTTGGGCCTTGAAAAAGGCGACTTCAACGCGACCCTTCCAAAACCGGTGAAGTATTCCAGGCTGTACGACTGCCTGGCCATGCTGATTGGAGAAAGGGTCTTCGGCGATTCCTGCGCCTTTGTGCGCAAGGACGAGACGCCGCCCTGTCGGGAAACCCCGGTGGCGGAGTGCCGGATCCTCTTGGCGGAGGACAACCCCATCAACCGGAAGGTGGCCCTGGGGATTCTCAGAAAGATGGGCTACGAGGCGGTTGCCGTAAACAACGGCAAGGAGGCGGTGGCGGCCCTTTCCGAAACGCCCTACGACCTGGTCCTCATGGATATCCAGATGCCGGAAATGGACGGCCTGGAAGCGACCCGGATCATCCGGGAAGGGCGGGCTCCGGTTCTGGATCCTGCGGTCCCCATCATCGCCATGACGGCTCACGCCATGCGCGGAGACCGCGAGAAATGCCTTGAAGCCGGAATGAACGACTATGTGGCCAAGCCCGTACAGCCGGATGAACTGATGGCGGCCATCCAGCGCCAGTCGCGGCATAGTGCGCCCGATCCCGGTTCCGGGGAGGCGGCGGCGCCGGCGGGTTCCGTCCCGGATTCGCGGAAGATCCTGGACTGGGAAAGCCTGGTGCTGCGGCTGGGCGGTGACGTGGAACTGGCCCAGGACATCCTCGTGGGATTCATCGAGGATGCCCCCAAGCAGATGGCGGCCCTCCGTGCGGCCCTGGAAGCCGGAGACACCGAGGCGCTGAGGCGCAACGCCCATACACTCAAAGGGTCTTCGGCCAACGTTTCGGCGACGGCCCTTCAGGATGCCGCCTTCAGCATGGAATCGGCGGGAGTCCGGGGTGATGGGGAAGCCGCGACGTCGGCGATGGCGGAACTCGAGAAGGCATTCGAGTGCCTTCGGCAGGCGGTGGAACGTCTTCGAATCGATGAAGCATCTCCCGCTTTTTAG
- the rplS gene encoding 50S ribosomal protein L19, whose protein sequence is MAFNVIENLEKESMRLDIPAFRAGDTVKVHVKIREGDKERIQVFEGVVIRRHRGNMGATFTVRKVSYGVGVERIFPLHSPQIDRIEVVRRGRVRRARLYYLRDRVGKAARIRERR, encoded by the coding sequence ATGGCTTTCAACGTGATTGAGAACCTCGAAAAAGAATCGATGCGGCTCGACATTCCCGCCTTCCGGGCCGGGGACACGGTCAAGGTGCACGTGAAGATCCGCGAAGGCGACAAGGAACGGATCCAGGTCTTCGAAGGGGTCGTGATCCGGCGTCACCGGGGAAACATGGGAGCCACCTTCACGGTGCGCAAGGTTTCTTACGGTGTAGGCGTGGAAAGGATTTTTCCGCTGCATTCGCCTCAGATCGACCGTATCGAAGTGGTTCGCCGCGGCCGCGTGCGCCGGGCGCGCCTGTACTACCTACGGGATCGGGTCGGAAAGGCGGCGAGGATCCGGGAGCGGCGCTAG
- a CDS encoding AAA family ATPase has product MPVVTVSKEFASESEDFARSLSDRLGYSILDKQIVAAAAQELNLSETEALSFQKERESRLLRLIDRYTSTVVQRIVDRSYGRLDDQAYHQVTVNLVKKVAEEGNVIIFGWGAQCILEDHPDALHLRLVKRIEDRVRWLRTHFDMDERSARELIDREERESATYIEHYFNRSWDDAHLYHLVLNLSKIPLQAAVDLVAGWVEAHPHPSGT; this is encoded by the coding sequence ATGCCCGTCGTCACGGTCAGCAAGGAATTCGCGTCTGAAAGCGAAGATTTCGCTCGCAGCCTTTCGGACCGCCTGGGCTATTCCATCCTGGACAAGCAGATCGTGGCCGCCGCCGCTCAGGAACTTAACCTTTCCGAAACCGAAGCCCTCAGCTTCCAGAAGGAACGGGAATCCAGGCTCCTGCGCCTCATCGACCGCTACACGTCCACCGTGGTGCAACGCATCGTCGATCGATCCTACGGCCGGCTGGACGACCAGGCCTACCACCAAGTCACCGTGAACCTGGTGAAGAAGGTCGCCGAAGAGGGGAACGTCATCATCTTTGGGTGGGGCGCCCAGTGCATCCTGGAGGATCACCCGGACGCCCTTCACCTGCGCCTCGTCAAGCGGATCGAAGACCGCGTTCGCTGGCTCAGAACCCATTTCGACATGGACGAACGCTCGGCCAGGGAGTTGATCGACCGCGAAGAACGGGAATCGGCGACATACATCGAGCACTACTTCAACCGTTCCTGGGACGACGCCCACCTCTACCACCTGGTGCTCAACCTCAGCAAAATCCCGCTCCAGGCCGCCGTGGACTTGGTGGCCGGCTGGGTGGAGGCCCACCCGCACCCATCCGGCACTTGA
- a CDS encoding RNA methyltransferase — MPGKSSASSGPSLYLALVHFPVLNRKGECIASALTNLDLHDLARLACTYDLPACFVATPLRDQRDLAERLMGHWRSDIAKTLHPDRERALRRLRLVDSVEAAVAAVERECGAAPLVWATTARESPTSVAPVDACKQVMDSGRPGLLLLGTGWGLAPEMLQKCDGVIRPIRGRNGYNHLSVRCAAAILIDRFFAAIDTGS; from the coding sequence ATGCCAGGGAAGTCATCGGCTAGTTCCGGCCCGAGCCTCTACCTGGCGCTGGTCCATTTTCCCGTGCTCAACCGGAAGGGCGAGTGCATCGCGTCGGCTCTCACCAATCTGGACCTCCACGATCTGGCGCGTCTCGCCTGCACCTATGACCTCCCGGCCTGCTTTGTGGCGACGCCGCTCCGGGATCAGCGGGACCTGGCCGAGCGGCTGATGGGTCACTGGCGGTCGGACATCGCGAAAACGCTGCATCCGGACCGCGAAAGGGCTCTGCGGCGCCTCCGGCTGGTGGACAGCGTGGAGGCCGCCGTTGCGGCCGTGGAACGGGAATGCGGGGCGGCGCCTCTGGTGTGGGCTACCACCGCAAGGGAGAGCCCGACCAGCGTGGCACCCGTGGACGCTTGCAAACAGGTCATGGACAGCGGCCGGCCGGGCTTGTTGCTGCTCGGGACCGGCTGGGGCCTGGCCCCGGAAATGCTCCAGAAGTGTGACGGTGTGATTCGCCCCATCCGGGGGCGCAACGGATACAATCACCTGTCGGTAAGATGTGCGGCGGCGATCTTGATCGACAGGTTTTTTGCTGCTATAGACACAGGTTCGTGA
- the rsmI gene encoding 16S rRNA (cytidine(1402)-2'-O)-methyltransferase gives MLQGTLYIVATPIGNLGDITLRALETLKGVDAIVAEDTRRTRKLLTHYDIHKPLVSYHEHNARKREPELIARLQSGRSLALVTDAGTPGISDPGEHLVRKAIEAGLSVAVVPGPSAVTAALVISGLPPQPFAFLGFAPVKGRARSDFFAGVAGLPMTLVLYEAPQRLLRSLEDMYRHWGNRRIAVARELTKRFEEVYRGDIRGALEHFQGEVRGEFTLVIDGYRGEAEAVRSLELWREELRRLLESGMSIREAAAHTAKTFRLPKNAVYRAALELAGGVKE, from the coding sequence GTGCTGCAAGGGACGCTTTACATCGTTGCAACCCCCATCGGAAACCTGGGGGACATCACGCTTCGAGCTCTCGAGACGCTGAAAGGCGTCGATGCGATCGTTGCCGAAGACACCCGCCGCACTCGGAAACTCCTGACACACTACGACATTCACAAGCCTCTGGTCAGCTACCACGAACACAACGCGCGGAAGCGGGAACCGGAACTCATCGCCCGCCTGCAGAGCGGTCGGTCGCTGGCCCTGGTGACCGATGCGGGGACACCCGGCATTTCGGACCCGGGGGAGCATTTGGTACGGAAAGCGATTGAAGCGGGCCTTTCCGTGGCGGTGGTTCCGGGTCCGAGCGCCGTGACGGCGGCCCTGGTGATTTCCGGCCTGCCGCCTCAGCCCTTCGCCTTCTTGGGATTTGCGCCGGTGAAGGGCCGGGCGCGGTCGGATTTCTTCGCCGGCGTTGCGGGCCTTCCGATGACGCTCGTCCTTTACGAAGCCCCTCAGCGCCTTTTGAGGTCCCTGGAGGACATGTACCGCCACTGGGGAAACCGCCGGATCGCCGTGGCCCGGGAACTGACCAAGCGGTTCGAGGAAGTCTACCGCGGCGATATTCGGGGAGCTCTGGAGCATTTTCAGGGGGAAGTCCGTGGCGAGTTCACGCTGGTGATCGATGGATACCGGGGGGAGGCTGAGGCGGTCCGGTCTCTGGAACTGTGGCGCGAAGAACTACGCCGACTTTTGGAGTCCGGAATGAGCATCCGGGAGGCCGCCGCTCATACGGCGAAGACCTTTCGGCTCCCGAAAAACGCGGTCTATCGGGCGGCGCTGGAACTGGCCGGCGGCGTGAAGGAGTGA
- a CDS encoding KH domain-containing protein — MLKELIEYMARALVDQPEQVRVSEIEGEQTSVIELRVAKEDLGKVIGKQGRTARAMRTILSAASTKIRKRAVLEIIE, encoded by the coding sequence ATGTTGAAGGAACTGATTGAGTACATGGCGCGGGCTCTGGTGGATCAACCTGAGCAGGTGAGGGTTTCCGAGATCGAAGGCGAACAGACCTCTGTGATCGAGCTGCGCGTGGCCAAGGAAGATCTGGGGAAGGTCATCGGAAAACAGGGGCGGACCGCCCGTGCGATGCGGACCATCCTGAGCGCCGCGTCAACGAAGATCCGAAAGCGGGCCGTGCTGGAGATCATCGAATAG
- a CDS encoding YraN family protein has product MHNRRAVGQEGEALAASYLKERGMRIVDRNVRCALGEIDLVGLDGDTIVFVEVRTRLSLVKGSAKESITAGKRRRLVRLAQWYLKGKRWENRSARFDVVAVTWIGEMPELDWIPNAFDAFGCR; this is encoded by the coding sequence ATGCACAATCGACGAGCCGTGGGACAGGAAGGTGAAGCGCTGGCCGCTTCTTACCTGAAAGAGCGTGGAATGCGCATCGTGGATCGAAACGTCCGCTGCGCGCTGGGAGAAATCGACCTGGTGGGCCTGGACGGCGATACCATCGTCTTCGTGGAAGTGCGTACGCGATTGTCTTTGGTGAAGGGGAGCGCCAAAGAATCGATCACGGCGGGAAAGCGGCGCCGCCTGGTGCGGCTCGCACAGTGGTACCTTAAGGGGAAGCGTTGGGAGAACCGGTCGGCGCGTTTCGATGTGGTGGCCGTCACCTGGATCGGGGAGATGCCGGAACTTGATTGGATTCCCAACGCCTTCGACGCGTTCGGCTGCCGATGA
- the rpsP gene encoding 30S ribosomal protein S16, whose protein sequence is MARRGSKKRPFYSIVVTHSEAPRDGRFIERIGTYNPLTDPAAVTFKTDRLDYWLQQGAQPTDTVRSLIRRHTDRAVPQAS, encoded by the coding sequence TTGGCTCGACGAGGGAGCAAGAAACGGCCTTTTTATTCCATCGTGGTGACCCATTCCGAGGCCCCGCGTGACGGTCGCTTTATTGAACGCATTGGCACGTACAACCCGCTGACGGACCCCGCTGCGGTCACGTTCAAGACCGATCGGCTCGACTACTGGCTTCAGCAGGGCGCTCAACCCACGGATACTGTGCGCAGCTTGATTCGCAGGCACACCGACCGGGCTGTGCCACAGGCCTCCTGA
- the trmD gene encoding tRNA (guanosine(37)-N1)-methyltransferase TrmD, with the protein MIFDILTLFPAMFASPFEESILGKARARGLVTVRVHNIRDHAEDRHQMADDRPFGGGEGMIMKPEPVVKALEAVRAEGPPAVAVLLSPQGELFSQSLAWEFSRLERLILICGRYEGVDERVVHFVDREVSIGDYILTGGELAAMVVVDAAARLIPGVLGNTASPEAESFREPILEYPQYTRPREFRGLRVPEVLLSGDHEAVRRWRRAEALRRTRIRRPDLFSRLKLSDEDRRLLQAAESEDDSGDQHAREVIG; encoded by the coding sequence ATGATCTTTGACATCCTGACGCTCTTTCCGGCGATGTTCGCCTCGCCCTTCGAAGAAAGCATCCTCGGCAAGGCGCGGGCGCGCGGACTCGTCACGGTTCGCGTTCACAATATCCGGGATCATGCGGAGGACCGGCACCAGATGGCCGACGATCGGCCTTTCGGTGGCGGCGAGGGCATGATCATGAAGCCGGAGCCCGTGGTGAAGGCGCTGGAAGCGGTCCGTGCGGAAGGACCGCCTGCGGTGGCCGTGCTGCTTTCCCCCCAAGGGGAGCTGTTTTCGCAGTCGCTTGCGTGGGAATTCAGCCGACTGGAGCGACTCATCCTGATCTGCGGGCGGTACGAAGGCGTCGACGAACGGGTGGTTCACTTCGTGGACCGGGAGGTTTCCATCGGCGATTACATACTGACCGGCGGCGAACTGGCCGCCATGGTGGTGGTGGACGCCGCGGCACGGCTTATCCCCGGGGTGCTGGGAAACACGGCTTCGCCGGAAGCGGAGTCGTTCCGGGAGCCCATCCTGGAATATCCCCAATACACGCGTCCTCGGGAGTTCCGGGGGCTTCGGGTGCCGGAAGTGTTGCTTTCCGGGGATCACGAGGCGGTTCGCAGGTGGCGGCGGGCCGAGGCACTCCGCCGCACCCGCATCCGGCGCCCCGATCTCTTTTCGCGCTTGAAACTCAGCGACGAAGACCGGCGGCTGCTCCAGGCGGCCGAGAGTGAAGACGATTCAGGAGATCAGCATGCCAGGGAAGTCATCGGCTAG
- the rimM gene encoding ribosome maturation factor RimM (Essential for efficient processing of 16S rRNA), with translation MDERVWVPVGKVTRAHGVRGDVKILPYGDTLAGFQAGGKMHVRVAGFHALRTLTLTRIRPHGRFLLAGFEELPNPEAAAAIVGGEIVLSEDHLPPTDEGEYYTYQLIGLSVETTAGIPVGTLRAVFDAGSHDIYVVAGRHGKEVLIPAVEDVVTEVDLGRRRMVIDPPEGLIDDL, from the coding sequence ATGGATGAGCGGGTTTGGGTTCCTGTCGGGAAGGTGACCCGCGCCCACGGGGTGCGGGGCGATGTGAAGATTTTACCTTACGGGGACACCCTGGCGGGATTCCAGGCGGGCGGGAAAATGCACGTCCGCGTGGCGGGTTTCCATGCGCTGCGCACGTTGACGCTCACCCGGATCAGGCCCCACGGCAGGTTCCTGCTCGCCGGATTCGAAGAATTGCCGAATCCGGAAGCCGCCGCGGCCATCGTCGGCGGTGAGATCGTCCTTTCGGAAGACCACCTGCCTCCCACAGACGAAGGGGAATACTACACATACCAGCTGATCGGCCTCTCGGTCGAAACGACGGCGGGCATCCCCGTGGGGACGCTTCGAGCCGTTTTCGATGCTGGAAGCCACGATATCTACGTCGTGGCAGGACGGCACGGAAAGGAAGTGCTCATCCCGGCGGTGGAAGACGTGGTCACGGAAGTGGACCTGGGCCGGCGGCGGATGGTGATCGACCCGCCGGAGGGTTTGATCGATGATCTTTGA